In the Eptesicus fuscus isolate TK198812 chromosome 12, DD_ASM_mEF_20220401, whole genome shotgun sequence genome, one interval contains:
- the DYNLRB1 gene encoding dynein light chain roadblock-type 1 isoform X2 encodes MAEVEETLKRLQSQKGVQGIIVVNTEGIPIKSTMDNPTTTQYANLMHSFILKARSTVREIDPQNDLTFLRIRSKKNEIMVAPDKDYFLIVIQNPTE; translated from the exons gcagaggtggaggagACACTGAAGCGACTTCAGAGCCAGAAGGGAGTGCAGGGAATCATCGTGGTGAACACAGAAG GCATTCCTATTAAGAGCACCATGGACAACCCCACCACCACACAGTACGCCAACCTCATGCACAGCTTCATCTTGAAGGCCCGGAGCACCGTGCGTGAAATTGACCCCCAGAATGACCTCACTTTCCTTCGGATTCGctctaagaaaaatgaaattatggtTGCACCAG aTAAAGACTACTTCCTGATTGTGATTCAGAATCCAACTGAATAA